The genomic interval CTCGCCACTTCCATTTTGTAATCAAACAAAAAGCTGAAAACTGAATCTCCATAAATTTGCTTGAAACCTTCTTTTAATTTATTTAAAGACAATCCTATCTCTTCAGAAAGCTCAGCTAGCGTAGGCGGGTTATCCATCCGGTCCATGATGATACGCTTGGCTTTTTTGATTTTTTGGACATTATCCTCGTCTACGAGAAATGGGCATTGCTCCACATCTACATCTGCCGGTCTATTAAAATATAGGCTTAAAAGCTCGTAGCTTTTACCCTTAAAATAAAGTTCTTTAACAGAATGGTGCAGGCTATAATTCATCAATTGGTTCAAAACAATCGCCATGCTCGGTGAGATATGACCATCTTTGTAATATTTCCTATTCTTATTATCGCCACTTAAAAACGTTATATAATTTGCTTCAGAAGAAAAGAGACTATGAAATTTTTTTATGGAAATCAAGACGGTAACCACCCAACTATCTGCATTAATTTCAAGATTTATAGGTAATTCTCGTTGTGGGTTATACAATAGCAATGAATTCTCTTCTGCTATGGGAAGCACATAACTACCATCATTAAAAAGAAACGCTGCAGCGCCCTTTACGCAAAAGTGAAATTGAATATAATTTTGAGGAATCTGCCGTTCAATTTTCTGTTTTGAAGAAGAGTCATTATTATAACGAAG from Dokdonia sp. Hel_I_53 carries:
- a CDS encoding AraC family transcriptional regulator produces the protein MIVSQEIKSNAQSLAQETCIEDGFYVLRYNNDSSSKQKIERQIPQNYIQFHFCVKGAAAFLFNDGSYVLPIAEENSLLLYNPQRELPINLEINADSWVVTVLISIKKFHSLFSSEANYITFLSGDNKNRKYYKDGHISPSMAIVLNQLMNYSLHHSVKELYFKGKSYELLSLYFNRPADVDVEQCPFLVDEDNVQKIKKAKRIIMDRMDNPPTLAELSEEIGLSLNKLKEGFKQIYGDSVFSFLFDYKMEVARQLLETGSHNVNEVGLKVGYSTASHFISAFKKKFGTTPKKYLMSLG